A window of Streptomyces sp. DG1A-41 contains these coding sequences:
- a CDS encoding ASCH domain-containing protein: MPRAVFAFPGSLRDKLVAAILNGSKTSTTGLVVACEHEGEPLPAAGARSVVVDSDDHPVAIVEVTSVRVLPLGKVDLDHVRCPTLVAYLATYEATACSPAAWLRPVGVRRGCRPPAECGKVGPSLGRPRALDIGPGRPPTDRPLLAR; encoded by the coding sequence ATGCCCAGGGCAGTGTTCGCCTTTCCTGGCTCACTGCGCGACAAGCTCGTGGCAGCGATCCTCAACGGCTCCAAGACCTCCACCACAGGACTCGTCGTCGCCTGCGAGCATGAGGGAGAGCCCTTGCCGGCAGCCGGGGCGCGTTCGGTCGTCGTCGACTCGGACGATCACCCGGTCGCGATCGTCGAGGTGACCAGCGTGCGCGTCCTCCCGCTAGGGAAAGTGGATCTTGACCACGTTAGGTGCCCAACCTTGGTGGCGTACTTGGCCACGTACGAGGCGACAGCCTGCTCACCGGCAGCGTGGCTGAGACCGGTGGGGGTGCGGCGAGGGTGCCGGCCGCCAGCCGAGTGCGGCAAAGTCGGGCCGTCTCTGGGCCGTCCGAGGGCGCTCGACATTGGCCCAGGACGACCACCCACCGACAGGCCCTTACTTGCCCGTTGA
- a CDS encoding helix-turn-helix transcriptional regulator, which produces MDRNTALGEFLRSRRARITPRQAGLSDDGGPRRVPGLRREEIAQLAGVSVDYYVRLERGRRLNVSETVLDAISRALRLDPVERTHLFQLAKPATGRPRRTATRPQPVRPGLRDLLRILEHTPALVLGRRLDVLASNQMARALLTDFDALPHRERNLVRFMFCDETARSLYTHWDTHAQDIVASLRRDAGRHPHDPLLAELVGELSIMDEDFRRWWADQNVYRHTHGSKHFHHPIVGPLTLNYESLTLPADPDQRLSVYTAEAGSSSEEALRLLTAWVRQPETS; this is translated from the coding sequence ATGGACCGCAACACAGCTCTCGGTGAGTTCCTCCGCTCTCGGCGGGCACGGATCACCCCGCGCCAGGCGGGCCTGTCCGACGACGGCGGCCCTCGGCGAGTGCCAGGACTGCGCCGCGAAGAGATCGCGCAACTGGCGGGCGTGAGCGTCGACTACTACGTACGCCTGGAACGCGGACGCCGACTGAACGTCTCCGAGACCGTGCTGGACGCCATCTCCCGCGCGCTACGCCTCGATCCCGTCGAACGCACCCATCTGTTCCAGCTCGCCAAGCCCGCCACAGGCAGGCCCCGCCGCACGGCGACGCGTCCGCAGCCGGTCCGCCCGGGGCTGCGCGACCTGCTCCGGATCCTCGAGCACACCCCCGCCCTTGTGCTGGGGCGGCGACTGGACGTACTTGCGTCCAACCAGATGGCACGTGCGCTGCTCACCGATTTCGACGCGCTGCCGCACCGCGAGCGGAACCTGGTGCGGTTCATGTTCTGCGACGAGACCGCCCGCTCGCTGTATACCCACTGGGACACCCACGCCCAGGACATTGTCGCCTCGCTCCGGCGCGACGCCGGACGCCATCCCCACGATCCACTGCTGGCCGAACTCGTCGGCGAACTCTCGATCATGGATGAGGACTTCCGCCGCTGGTGGGCCGACCAGAACGTGTATCGGCACACGCATGGCAGCAAACACTTCCACCACCCGATCGTCGGCCCGCTCACTCTCAATTACGAGTCCCTCACCCTGCCCGCCGACCCGGACCAGCGGCTGAGTGTCTACACCGCCGAGGCAGGCTCCAGCTCCGAAGAGGCGCTTCGGCTACTGACCGCGTGGGTACGGCAGCCCGAGACCTCGTGA
- a CDS encoding oxidoreductase, whose product MSDTKTFLITGVSTGLGRALARAALAAGHRVVGTVRTPADARAFEALAGDAHARILDVTDHDAVDTVVDETERDLGPVDVLVANAGYGHDGLFEESSMDDLRRQFEVNVYGTVAVIKALLPHMRERRSGHIIAVTSMGGLITMPGLSFYHGSKFAVEGILETLGKEVADLGIHVTAVEPGSFRTDWAGRSMIRAPRVIADYDELFEPLRARRIHGSGHQPGDPDKAAAAVLRIVAADQPPTRLLLGTDALQLVQAGRDAFERDMLAWAELSASTDFDDVSRSA is encoded by the coding sequence GTGTCGGACACCAAGACATTCCTGATCACCGGCGTCAGCACCGGCCTGGGCCGTGCACTCGCGCGCGCGGCGTTGGCCGCGGGCCACCGGGTGGTGGGCACGGTGCGCACGCCCGCCGACGCACGGGCCTTTGAGGCGCTCGCCGGCGACGCGCACGCGCGCATCCTGGACGTGACCGACCATGACGCGGTGGACACGGTCGTGGACGAGACCGAGCGCGACCTGGGCCCGGTCGACGTACTCGTCGCCAACGCCGGGTACGGCCATGACGGCCTCTTCGAGGAGTCGTCGATGGATGACCTTCGCCGTCAGTTCGAGGTGAACGTCTACGGAACCGTGGCGGTGATCAAGGCCCTGCTGCCGCACATGCGAGAGCGCCGTTCGGGCCACATCATCGCCGTCACCTCGATGGGCGGGCTGATCACCATGCCGGGCCTCAGCTTCTACCACGGCAGCAAGTTCGCGGTGGAGGGCATCCTCGAAACACTCGGCAAGGAGGTCGCCGATCTCGGCATCCATGTCACCGCCGTCGAGCCGGGCAGTTTCCGGACCGACTGGGCCGGCCGCTCGATGATCCGCGCACCCCGTGTGATCGCCGACTACGACGAGCTGTTCGAGCCGCTGCGCGCCCGGCGCATCCACGGCAGCGGGCACCAGCCGGGCGACCCGGACAAGGCCGCGGCCGCGGTGCTGCGAATCGTGGCGGCCGACCAGCCGCCGACGCGCCTGCTGCTCGGCACCGACGCGCTTCAGCTCGTCCAGGCCGGACGCGACGCCTTCGAGCGCGACATGCTGGCATGGGCCGAGCTGTCGGCCTCCACCGACTTCGACGACGTCAGCCGGTCCGCCTGA